In the genome of Oncorhynchus clarkii lewisi isolate Uvic-CL-2024 chromosome 22, UVic_Ocla_1.0, whole genome shotgun sequence, one region contains:
- the LOC139380575 gene encoding immunoglobulin-like domain-containing receptor 2 isoform X3 → MRNFFFRKMSWLLGRWIIFCITVCVCAGVQVTVREKRRFAMLFQSVVLECQYHTPSSQTPVVQWWYKSYCHDRTRDSFTFPESFGVQGPELGAAGHLECSDSSRTVRIVASGQGTSMTLAEHYKGRDIAIVNSTVEIEADLRIGKLQWGDSGVYFCKIVIADDLEGKNEGQVEVLVLGRTGVLDDLLPEFDVEIIPEWTFVGSVVLGSILFLLLMGICWCQCCPHSCCCYLRCCCCPDTCCCPRHLYEAGKMAKSGQPPQIAVYPPYYIPGVPTMVPFAPLSLADPKMLSFPSVEKNLAGASSLSELSSLHEGGDTDFRQTYRTVQMKALPPIADLDDQSELMAAPVQNSRRPRHYRGKDTDDEQNSRWNPRSVHLERKTLGTRGRTGSLDELEEFSMSYGPRVWRGEPRDQDTDYDLALRVREHYPPYWDHRPPRRFNGDRDNNRHPRRSPPSSPQKKRRDTWDGDRDRPHQHTHGERGYDDTFLNDLLEHKARGRAGERGERGKGRADEDSDTPSKASSKGKGSNGFYRQLSSNRPEDEDSLPPYSEQKVESYQTINPTAERNRTVEPPSERYQSTDPSMQPFSYTRPPKGLAHTVQGYREDRDKNRNMTPALSRDSLVV, encoded by the exons tctgtgtgtgtgcgggggtGCAGGTGACGGTTCGGGAGAAGAGGCGTTTCGCCATGCTCTTCCAGTCGGTGGTGCTCGAGTGCCAGTACCATACGCCTTCCTCCCAGACCCCTGTGGTGCAATGGTGGTACAAATCCTACTGCCACGACCGCACACGAGACTCCTTCACTTTTCCCGAAAGCTTTGGGGTCCAGGGGCCCGAGTTGGGTGCCGCAGGCCACCTGGAGTGCTCCGACAGCAGCCGCACCGTCCGCATCGTAGCGTCCGGCCAGGGAACCTCCATGACGCTGGCTGAGCACTACAAGGGCCGAGACATCGCCATCGTCAACAGTACTGTGGAGATTG AGGCGGACCTGCGGATCGGGAAGCTGCAGTGGGGCGACAGCGGAGTGTACTTCTGTAAGATCGTCATCGCCGACGACCTGGAGGGGAAGAACGAGGGCCAGGTGGAGGTACTGGTGCTGG gtaGGACAGGTGTGCTGGACGATCTCCTGCCAGAGTTTGATGTGGAGATTATACCAG AGTGGACGTTTGTGGGATCTGTAGTCCTGGGCAGTATCTTGTTCCTTTTGTTGATGGGGATCTGCTGGTGTCAGTGCTGCCCTCACTCCTGCTGCTGCTACctccgctgctgctgctgccccgACACCTGCTGCTGCCCACGTCACC TCTATGAGGCAGGGAAGATGGCAAAGAGTGGCCAGCCCCCCCAGATTGCTGTGTACCCCCCCTACTATATCCCTGGGGTCCCCACCATGGTCCCCTTTGCCCCTCTGTCCCTCGCAGACCCTAAGATGCTCTCCTTCCCCTCAGTGGAGAAGAACCTAGCTGGGG CCAGTAGCCTATCAGAGCTCAGCTCTCTGCATGAGGGAGGGGACACGGATTTCCGGCAAACCTATCGGACAGTCCAGATGAAAGCTCTCCCGCCCATCGCCGACCTAGATGACCAATCAGAACTCATGGCAGCTCCCGTGCAAAACAGTCGTCGACCCAGGCATTACCGTGGCAAAGACACGGATGACGAACAAAACAGCAG GTGGAACCCTCGCTCTGTGCACCTGGAGAGGAAGACATTGGGCACCAGGGGGCGTACCGGCTCTCTGGATGAGTTGGAGGAGTTTTCTATGTCCTACGGCCCCCGTGTCTGGAGGGGCGAGCCCCGAGACCAGGACACGGACTACGACCTGGCGCTACGTGTGCGAGAGCACTACCCTCCCTACTGGGACCACAGACCCCCTCGCCGTTTTAATGGAGACCGGGACAACAACAGGCACCCCCGCCGCAGCCCCCCTTCCTCGCcgcagaagaagaggagggacacGTGGGATGGCGATCGCGATCGCCCCCACCAGCACACCCATGGGGAGAGGGGTTACGATGACACTTTTCTCAATGACCTATTGGAGCATAAAGCGagggggagggcaggggagaggggcgagagaggaaaggggcGGGCTGACGAGGATAGTGACACTCCTTCCAAGGCCAGTTCGAAGGGCAAGGGCAGTAATGGTTTCTACAGACAGTTGTCTAGCAACCGGCCCGAGGATGAGGACTCTTTACCTCCGTACTCAGAGCAGAAGGTGGAAAGTTATCAGACGATCAACCCAACCGCTGAACGTAACCGCACGGTCGAACCGCCCTCAGAACGGTACCAGTCCACTGACCCGTCCATGCAACCGTTCTCCTACACCCGTCCCCCTAAAGGACTAGCACACACCGTACAGGGGTACCGAGAGGATAGGGACAAGAACCGAAATATG ACCCCTGCTCTGAGCAGAGACTCTCTCGTAGTTTGA
- the LOC139380575 gene encoding immunoglobulin-like domain-containing receptor 2 isoform X4, giving the protein MRNFFFRKMSWLLGRWIIFCITVCVCAGVQVTVREKRRFAMLFQSVVLECQYHTPSSQTPVVQWWYKSYCHDRTRDSFTFPESFGVQGPELGAAGHLECSDSSRTVRIVASGQGTSMTLAEHYKGRDIAIVNKADLRIGKLQWGDSGVYFCKIVIADDLEGKNEGQVEVLVLGRTGVLDDLLPEFDVEIIPEWTFVGSVVLGSILFLLLMGICWCQCCPHSCCCYLRCCCCPDTCCCPRHLYEAGKMAKSGQPPQIAVYPPYYIPGVPTMVPFAPLSLADPKMLSFPSVEKNLAGASSLSELSSLHEGGDTDFRQTYRTVQMKALPPIADLDDQSELMAAPVQNSRRPRHYRGKDTDDEQNSRWNPRSVHLERKTLGTRGRTGSLDELEEFSMSYGPRVWRGEPRDQDTDYDLALRVREHYPPYWDHRPPRRFNGDRDNNRHPRRSPPSSPQKKRRDTWDGDRDRPHQHTHGERGYDDTFLNDLLEHKARGRAGERGERGKGRADEDSDTPSKASSKGKGSNGFYRQLSSNRPEDEDSLPPYSEQKVESYQTINPTAERNRTVEPPSERYQSTDPSMQPFSYTRPPKGLAHTVQGYREDRDKNRNMTPALSRDSLVV; this is encoded by the exons tctgtgtgtgtgcgggggtGCAGGTGACGGTTCGGGAGAAGAGGCGTTTCGCCATGCTCTTCCAGTCGGTGGTGCTCGAGTGCCAGTACCATACGCCTTCCTCCCAGACCCCTGTGGTGCAATGGTGGTACAAATCCTACTGCCACGACCGCACACGAGACTCCTTCACTTTTCCCGAAAGCTTTGGGGTCCAGGGGCCCGAGTTGGGTGCCGCAGGCCACCTGGAGTGCTCCGACAGCAGCCGCACCGTCCGCATCGTAGCGTCCGGCCAGGGAACCTCCATGACGCTGGCTGAGCACTACAAGGGCCGAGACATCGCCATCGTCAACA AGGCGGACCTGCGGATCGGGAAGCTGCAGTGGGGCGACAGCGGAGTGTACTTCTGTAAGATCGTCATCGCCGACGACCTGGAGGGGAAGAACGAGGGCCAGGTGGAGGTACTGGTGCTGG gtaGGACAGGTGTGCTGGACGATCTCCTGCCAGAGTTTGATGTGGAGATTATACCAG AGTGGACGTTTGTGGGATCTGTAGTCCTGGGCAGTATCTTGTTCCTTTTGTTGATGGGGATCTGCTGGTGTCAGTGCTGCCCTCACTCCTGCTGCTGCTACctccgctgctgctgctgccccgACACCTGCTGCTGCCCACGTCACC TCTATGAGGCAGGGAAGATGGCAAAGAGTGGCCAGCCCCCCCAGATTGCTGTGTACCCCCCCTACTATATCCCTGGGGTCCCCACCATGGTCCCCTTTGCCCCTCTGTCCCTCGCAGACCCTAAGATGCTCTCCTTCCCCTCAGTGGAGAAGAACCTAGCTGGGG CCAGTAGCCTATCAGAGCTCAGCTCTCTGCATGAGGGAGGGGACACGGATTTCCGGCAAACCTATCGGACAGTCCAGATGAAAGCTCTCCCGCCCATCGCCGACCTAGATGACCAATCAGAACTCATGGCAGCTCCCGTGCAAAACAGTCGTCGACCCAGGCATTACCGTGGCAAAGACACGGATGACGAACAAAACAGCAG GTGGAACCCTCGCTCTGTGCACCTGGAGAGGAAGACATTGGGCACCAGGGGGCGTACCGGCTCTCTGGATGAGTTGGAGGAGTTTTCTATGTCCTACGGCCCCCGTGTCTGGAGGGGCGAGCCCCGAGACCAGGACACGGACTACGACCTGGCGCTACGTGTGCGAGAGCACTACCCTCCCTACTGGGACCACAGACCCCCTCGCCGTTTTAATGGAGACCGGGACAACAACAGGCACCCCCGCCGCAGCCCCCCTTCCTCGCcgcagaagaagaggagggacacGTGGGATGGCGATCGCGATCGCCCCCACCAGCACACCCATGGGGAGAGGGGTTACGATGACACTTTTCTCAATGACCTATTGGAGCATAAAGCGagggggagggcaggggagaggggcgagagaggaaaggggcGGGCTGACGAGGATAGTGACACTCCTTCCAAGGCCAGTTCGAAGGGCAAGGGCAGTAATGGTTTCTACAGACAGTTGTCTAGCAACCGGCCCGAGGATGAGGACTCTTTACCTCCGTACTCAGAGCAGAAGGTGGAAAGTTATCAGACGATCAACCCAACCGCTGAACGTAACCGCACGGTCGAACCGCCCTCAGAACGGTACCAGTCCACTGACCCGTCCATGCAACCGTTCTCCTACACCCGTCCCCCTAAAGGACTAGCACACACCGTACAGGGGTACCGAGAGGATAGGGACAAGAACCGAAATATG ACCCCTGCTCTGAGCAGAGACTCTCTCGTAGTTTGA
- the LOC139380575 gene encoding immunoglobulin-like domain-containing receptor 2 isoform X1 produces MRNFFFRKMSWLLGRWIIFCITVCVCAGVQVTVREKRRFAMLFQSVVLECQYHTPSSQTPVVQWWYKSYCHDRTRDSFTFPESFGVQGPELGAAGHLECSDSSRTVRIVASGQGTSMTLAEHYKGRDIAIVNSTVEIEADLRIGKLQWGDSGVYFCKIVIADDLEGKNEGQVEVLVLGRTGVLDDLLPEFDVEIIPEWTFVGSVVLGSILFLLLMGICWCQCCPHSCCCYLRCCCCPDTCCCPRHLYEAGKMAKSGQPPQIAVYPPYYIPGVPTMVPFAPLSLADPKMLSFPSVEKNLAGVRSGYRLQPSHSQNSMKVLYYVEKELGQFPSAKMAPPQSSSLSELSSLHEGGDTDFRQTYRTVQMKALPPIADLDDQSELMAAPVQNSRRPRHYRGKDTDDEQNSRWNPRSVHLERKTLGTRGRTGSLDELEEFSMSYGPRVWRGEPRDQDTDYDLALRVREHYPPYWDHRPPRRFNGDRDNNRHPRRSPPSSPQKKRRDTWDGDRDRPHQHTHGERGYDDTFLNDLLEHKARGRAGERGERGKGRADEDSDTPSKASSKGKGSNGFYRQLSSNRPEDEDSLPPYSEQKVESYQTINPTAERNRTVEPPSERYQSTDPSMQPFSYTRPPKGLAHTVQGYREDRDKNRNMTPALSRDSLVV; encoded by the exons tctgtgtgtgtgcgggggtGCAGGTGACGGTTCGGGAGAAGAGGCGTTTCGCCATGCTCTTCCAGTCGGTGGTGCTCGAGTGCCAGTACCATACGCCTTCCTCCCAGACCCCTGTGGTGCAATGGTGGTACAAATCCTACTGCCACGACCGCACACGAGACTCCTTCACTTTTCCCGAAAGCTTTGGGGTCCAGGGGCCCGAGTTGGGTGCCGCAGGCCACCTGGAGTGCTCCGACAGCAGCCGCACCGTCCGCATCGTAGCGTCCGGCCAGGGAACCTCCATGACGCTGGCTGAGCACTACAAGGGCCGAGACATCGCCATCGTCAACAGTACTGTGGAGATTG AGGCGGACCTGCGGATCGGGAAGCTGCAGTGGGGCGACAGCGGAGTGTACTTCTGTAAGATCGTCATCGCCGACGACCTGGAGGGGAAGAACGAGGGCCAGGTGGAGGTACTGGTGCTGG gtaGGACAGGTGTGCTGGACGATCTCCTGCCAGAGTTTGATGTGGAGATTATACCAG AGTGGACGTTTGTGGGATCTGTAGTCCTGGGCAGTATCTTGTTCCTTTTGTTGATGGGGATCTGCTGGTGTCAGTGCTGCCCTCACTCCTGCTGCTGCTACctccgctgctgctgctgccccgACACCTGCTGCTGCCCACGTCACC TCTATGAGGCAGGGAAGATGGCAAAGAGTGGCCAGCCCCCCCAGATTGCTGTGTACCCCCCCTACTATATCCCTGGGGTCCCCACCATGGTCCCCTTTGCCCCTCTGTCCCTCGCAGACCCTAAGATGCTCTCCTTCCCCTCAGTGGAGAAGAACCTAGCTGGGG TACGCAGTGGCTATCGCCTCCAGCCCAGTCACAGTCAGAACTCTATGAAGGTTCTGTACTACGTGGAGAAGGAGCTGGGACAGTTTCCCTCTGCCAAGATGGCTCCTCCACAAT CCAGTAGCCTATCAGAGCTCAGCTCTCTGCATGAGGGAGGGGACACGGATTTCCGGCAAACCTATCGGACAGTCCAGATGAAAGCTCTCCCGCCCATCGCCGACCTAGATGACCAATCAGAACTCATGGCAGCTCCCGTGCAAAACAGTCGTCGACCCAGGCATTACCGTGGCAAAGACACGGATGACGAACAAAACAGCAG GTGGAACCCTCGCTCTGTGCACCTGGAGAGGAAGACATTGGGCACCAGGGGGCGTACCGGCTCTCTGGATGAGTTGGAGGAGTTTTCTATGTCCTACGGCCCCCGTGTCTGGAGGGGCGAGCCCCGAGACCAGGACACGGACTACGACCTGGCGCTACGTGTGCGAGAGCACTACCCTCCCTACTGGGACCACAGACCCCCTCGCCGTTTTAATGGAGACCGGGACAACAACAGGCACCCCCGCCGCAGCCCCCCTTCCTCGCcgcagaagaagaggagggacacGTGGGATGGCGATCGCGATCGCCCCCACCAGCACACCCATGGGGAGAGGGGTTACGATGACACTTTTCTCAATGACCTATTGGAGCATAAAGCGagggggagggcaggggagaggggcgagagaggaaaggggcGGGCTGACGAGGATAGTGACACTCCTTCCAAGGCCAGTTCGAAGGGCAAGGGCAGTAATGGTTTCTACAGACAGTTGTCTAGCAACCGGCCCGAGGATGAGGACTCTTTACCTCCGTACTCAGAGCAGAAGGTGGAAAGTTATCAGACGATCAACCCAACCGCTGAACGTAACCGCACGGTCGAACCGCCCTCAGAACGGTACCAGTCCACTGACCCGTCCATGCAACCGTTCTCCTACACCCGTCCCCCTAAAGGACTAGCACACACCGTACAGGGGTACCGAGAGGATAGGGACAAGAACCGAAATATG ACCCCTGCTCTGAGCAGAGACTCTCTCGTAGTTTGA
- the LOC139380575 gene encoding immunoglobulin-like domain-containing receptor 2 isoform X2 → MRNFFFRKMSWLLGRWIIFCITVCVCAGVQVTVREKRRFAMLFQSVVLECQYHTPSSQTPVVQWWYKSYCHDRTRDSFTFPESFGVQGPELGAAGHLECSDSSRTVRIVASGQGTSMTLAEHYKGRDIAIVNKADLRIGKLQWGDSGVYFCKIVIADDLEGKNEGQVEVLVLGRTGVLDDLLPEFDVEIIPEWTFVGSVVLGSILFLLLMGICWCQCCPHSCCCYLRCCCCPDTCCCPRHLYEAGKMAKSGQPPQIAVYPPYYIPGVPTMVPFAPLSLADPKMLSFPSVEKNLAGVRSGYRLQPSHSQNSMKVLYYVEKELGQFPSAKMAPPQSSSLSELSSLHEGGDTDFRQTYRTVQMKALPPIADLDDQSELMAAPVQNSRRPRHYRGKDTDDEQNSRWNPRSVHLERKTLGTRGRTGSLDELEEFSMSYGPRVWRGEPRDQDTDYDLALRVREHYPPYWDHRPPRRFNGDRDNNRHPRRSPPSSPQKKRRDTWDGDRDRPHQHTHGERGYDDTFLNDLLEHKARGRAGERGERGKGRADEDSDTPSKASSKGKGSNGFYRQLSSNRPEDEDSLPPYSEQKVESYQTINPTAERNRTVEPPSERYQSTDPSMQPFSYTRPPKGLAHTVQGYREDRDKNRNMTPALSRDSLVV, encoded by the exons tctgtgtgtgtgcgggggtGCAGGTGACGGTTCGGGAGAAGAGGCGTTTCGCCATGCTCTTCCAGTCGGTGGTGCTCGAGTGCCAGTACCATACGCCTTCCTCCCAGACCCCTGTGGTGCAATGGTGGTACAAATCCTACTGCCACGACCGCACACGAGACTCCTTCACTTTTCCCGAAAGCTTTGGGGTCCAGGGGCCCGAGTTGGGTGCCGCAGGCCACCTGGAGTGCTCCGACAGCAGCCGCACCGTCCGCATCGTAGCGTCCGGCCAGGGAACCTCCATGACGCTGGCTGAGCACTACAAGGGCCGAGACATCGCCATCGTCAACA AGGCGGACCTGCGGATCGGGAAGCTGCAGTGGGGCGACAGCGGAGTGTACTTCTGTAAGATCGTCATCGCCGACGACCTGGAGGGGAAGAACGAGGGCCAGGTGGAGGTACTGGTGCTGG gtaGGACAGGTGTGCTGGACGATCTCCTGCCAGAGTTTGATGTGGAGATTATACCAG AGTGGACGTTTGTGGGATCTGTAGTCCTGGGCAGTATCTTGTTCCTTTTGTTGATGGGGATCTGCTGGTGTCAGTGCTGCCCTCACTCCTGCTGCTGCTACctccgctgctgctgctgccccgACACCTGCTGCTGCCCACGTCACC TCTATGAGGCAGGGAAGATGGCAAAGAGTGGCCAGCCCCCCCAGATTGCTGTGTACCCCCCCTACTATATCCCTGGGGTCCCCACCATGGTCCCCTTTGCCCCTCTGTCCCTCGCAGACCCTAAGATGCTCTCCTTCCCCTCAGTGGAGAAGAACCTAGCTGGGG TACGCAGTGGCTATCGCCTCCAGCCCAGTCACAGTCAGAACTCTATGAAGGTTCTGTACTACGTGGAGAAGGAGCTGGGACAGTTTCCCTCTGCCAAGATGGCTCCTCCACAAT CCAGTAGCCTATCAGAGCTCAGCTCTCTGCATGAGGGAGGGGACACGGATTTCCGGCAAACCTATCGGACAGTCCAGATGAAAGCTCTCCCGCCCATCGCCGACCTAGATGACCAATCAGAACTCATGGCAGCTCCCGTGCAAAACAGTCGTCGACCCAGGCATTACCGTGGCAAAGACACGGATGACGAACAAAACAGCAG GTGGAACCCTCGCTCTGTGCACCTGGAGAGGAAGACATTGGGCACCAGGGGGCGTACCGGCTCTCTGGATGAGTTGGAGGAGTTTTCTATGTCCTACGGCCCCCGTGTCTGGAGGGGCGAGCCCCGAGACCAGGACACGGACTACGACCTGGCGCTACGTGTGCGAGAGCACTACCCTCCCTACTGGGACCACAGACCCCCTCGCCGTTTTAATGGAGACCGGGACAACAACAGGCACCCCCGCCGCAGCCCCCCTTCCTCGCcgcagaagaagaggagggacacGTGGGATGGCGATCGCGATCGCCCCCACCAGCACACCCATGGGGAGAGGGGTTACGATGACACTTTTCTCAATGACCTATTGGAGCATAAAGCGagggggagggcaggggagaggggcgagagaggaaaggggcGGGCTGACGAGGATAGTGACACTCCTTCCAAGGCCAGTTCGAAGGGCAAGGGCAGTAATGGTTTCTACAGACAGTTGTCTAGCAACCGGCCCGAGGATGAGGACTCTTTACCTCCGTACTCAGAGCAGAAGGTGGAAAGTTATCAGACGATCAACCCAACCGCTGAACGTAACCGCACGGTCGAACCGCCCTCAGAACGGTACCAGTCCACTGACCCGTCCATGCAACCGTTCTCCTACACCCGTCCCCCTAAAGGACTAGCACACACCGTACAGGGGTACCGAGAGGATAGGGACAAGAACCGAAATATG ACCCCTGCTCTGAGCAGAGACTCTCTCGTAGTTTGA